From Nitrosopumilus zosterae, the proteins below share one genomic window:
- a CDS encoding class I SAM-dependent methyltransferase, with amino-acid sequence MISINPFHALLWTFRRNEKDVVNLYNTLSPVMQLATGGSMLNFGYWSSCNVDPISAQNNLCLIFGDLAELSSAKHVVDVGSGLSAPSKLWGDVFPNLELYDVNINFNQLISSGTQKNIDLLNATSTKLPFANNSIDRVLALESAQHFRPLSDFICESKRILRTSGLLVIAIPITTGNSSFGKLGVLKFTWSSEHYSLDYLKNLLRDAGFSISDEKYIGSDVYPPLTNYYLENRERLKKLILENYPKYVEQILFKSLLKMKQASEDKIIDYVLLKCHL; translated from the coding sequence TTTCATGCATTACTCTGGACATTTCGAAGAAATGAAAAAGATGTTGTAAATCTTTACAATACTCTTTCACCAGTTATGCAGCTTGCAACAGGTGGTTCTATGCTTAATTTTGGTTATTGGTCATCATGTAATGTAGATCCTATCTCAGCTCAAAATAACCTGTGTTTGATTTTTGGAGATTTAGCTGAATTGTCTTCTGCAAAACATGTAGTAGATGTTGGAAGCGGTTTGTCTGCTCCATCAAAATTATGGGGAGATGTTTTTCCAAATTTGGAGTTGTATGATGTAAACATTAATTTCAACCAACTAATTTCTTCTGGAACACAAAAAAACATCGATCTCTTAAACGCTACTTCTACAAAATTGCCATTTGCTAATAACTCCATTGATCGTGTGCTGGCATTGGAATCTGCACAACACTTCCGTCCTTTATCTGATTTTATCTGTGAATCAAAAAGAATATTGCGCACATCTGGATTACTTGTAATTGCAATTCCTATCACAACTGGAAATTCATCATTTGGAAAATTGGGAGTTTTGAAATTTACTTGGTCCTCTGAACACTATAGTTTGGATTACTTGAAAAATCTACTTAGAGACGCTGGATTTTCGATTTCTGATGAAAAATACATTGGTTCCGATGTTTATCCTCCTTTGACGAATTATTATCTGGAAAATAGAGAACGATTGAAAAAATTGATTTTAGAAAATTACCCCAAATATGTGGAACAAATTCTTTTCAAATCTCTTTTAAAAATGAAACAAGCATCTGAAGATAAAATAATTGATTATGTTTTATTAAAATGTCATCTGTGA
- a CDS encoding DUF6659 family protein yields the protein MLKPDVALKLYGEKCDELLREEEIRFAGIVDKDGQLIAGGFKEGLVPHEGDETRLQSFLEFVSKASIRKEYDESLGPINYLAARRDKAVLVSFPFPITQILLLISAEPTTNIETLAKKVVEIFTDVT from the coding sequence ATGTTAAAACCTGATGTTGCTTTGAAATTATATGGTGAAAAGTGTGATGAATTGCTTCGTGAAGAGGAGATTCGATTTGCAGGCATTGTTGATAAAGATGGTCAACTAATAGCTGGTGGATTTAAGGAAGGACTTGTTCCTCATGAAGGTGATGAGACAAGATTGCAGTCTTTTCTGGAGTTCGTTTCAAAAGCATCTATTCGTAAAGAATATGATGAAAGTTTGGGACCAATTAATTATCTTGCGGCAAGACGTGACAAGGCAGTTTTGGTAAGCTTTCCATTCCCGATCACACAAATTCTTTTGTTGATTTCAGCTGAACCCACTACTAATATTGAAACTTTGGCAAAAAAAGTCGTTGAAATATTCACCGACGTTACTTAA
- the msrA gene encoding peptide-methionine (S)-S-oxide reductase MsrA, translating to MKATFGAGCFWHVEDLFNKTKGIKSTHVGYIGGQLPNPTYEEVCTDQTGHAEAVEVEFDPDEISYEELLDVFWNNHNPTTLNRQGPDVGHQYRSAIFVHNEEQKKIAEKSKQDLEKSGRFENPVVTEIVPAPTFYKAEEYHQKYFKKHGFS from the coding sequence ATGAAAGCAACATTTGGTGCTGGATGTTTTTGGCATGTTGAAGATTTGTTTAATAAAACTAAAGGGATCAAATCTACACATGTGGGGTATATTGGTGGTCAACTACCTAATCCAACTTATGAGGAAGTATGTACTGATCAAACAGGACATGCAGAAGCTGTTGAAGTAGAATTTGACCCAGATGAAATATCTTATGAAGAACTTTTAGATGTGTTTTGGAATAATCATAATCCTACTACTTTGAATCGTCAGGGACCTGATGTTGGACATCAATATCGTTCAGCAATTTTTGTTCATAATGAAGAACAAAAAAAAATTGCAGAAAAATCAAAACAAGATCTTGAAAAGTCAGGTAGGTTTGAAAACCCTGTTGTAACTGAAATTGTTCCGGCTCCCACATTTTACAAAGCTGAAGAATACCATCAAAAATATTTCAAAAAACACGGATTTTCTTAA
- a CDS encoding universal stress protein, with the protein MIQKKISKILVPLDGSKNSIRGLEMAITLARQSGAIITGVYSIYAPPHSEFRGIGSVEKALNREVKKIMEDAKVLAAQNGIVFKEKIMRGETGYNIIKLAHGKEKFDIIVIGSRGRSSTKEMFFGSTSNYVIHTSKIPVVIVK; encoded by the coding sequence GTGATACAAAAGAAAATTTCAAAAATTTTAGTGCCGTTAGACGGTTCAAAAAACTCAATTAGAGGATTGGAGATGGCGATTACTTTGGCCAGACAAAGTGGTGCGATTATTACTGGAGTTTATTCTATTTATGCGCCACCTCATTCGGAATTCAGAGGAATAGGCTCAGTCGAAAAGGCTCTAAATAGGGAAGTGAAAAAAATCATGGAAGATGCCAAAGTTTTAGCAGCACAAAACGGAATTGTATTCAAAGAAAAAATAATGAGAGGAGAAACAGGATACAACATCATAAAATTGGCGCACGGGAAAGAGAAATTTGACATAATAGTCATTGGATCACGTGGAAGAAGTTCAACTAAAGAAATGTTTTTTGGAAGTACATCAAACTATGTGATTCATACGTCCAAGATTCCAGTTGTGATAGTAAAATAG
- a CDS encoding alpha/beta fold hydrolase produces MEEKFLQIDENKIRYLESGDSQKTLVLVHGLGASAERWNKVIPIFAKNYRVLVPDLIGFGYSDKPLVDYTPDFFSDFLKKFFNATHIDRASVVGSSLGGQISAEFTISNPHNVEKLVLTSPSGVMEHSTPALDAYIMAALYPNEINAKKAFELMEGSGEEVPEDVVHDFVERMKLPNAKLAFMSTILGLKNSKLPASKLESITNPTLLIWGVDDPVIPIENSDAFVSKIQGCRLFKIDKCGHTPYVQKPNIFSSKVLEFLDDP; encoded by the coding sequence GTGGAAGAAAAATTTCTTCAAATTGATGAAAATAAGATTCGGTATCTGGAATCTGGAGATTCTCAAAAAACTCTTGTTCTTGTTCATGGTTTGGGAGCATCTGCTGAACGATGGAATAAAGTAATCCCAATTTTTGCAAAAAACTATCGTGTATTGGTTCCTGATCTAATTGGATTTGGTTACAGTGATAAGCCTTTAGTAGATTATACTCCTGATTTCTTTTCAGATTTTTTAAAAAAATTTTTTAATGCAACGCACATTGATCGCGCAAGTGTGGTGGGTTCTTCATTAGGAGGACAAATATCTGCAGAATTTACAATATCCAATCCTCATAATGTTGAGAAGCTAGTCCTTACATCTCCATCGGGAGTCATGGAGCATTCTACCCCCGCACTTGATGCATACATAATGGCTGCATTATATCCAAATGAAATAAACGCAAAAAAAGCATTTGAACTAATGGAAGGATCTGGAGAAGAGGTTCCTGAAGATGTTGTTCATGATTTTGTAGAACGAATGAAATTACCTAATGCAAAACTAGCTTTCATGTCTACTATTTTGGGATTGAAAAATTCCAAATTACCTGCTTCGAAACTTGAATCTATAACTAACCCGACTTTACTTATTTGGGGAGTTGATGATCCAGTTATTCCAATTGAAAATTCTGATGCTTTTGTTTCTAAAATTCAAGGATGCCGTCTTTTTAAAATCGATAAATGCGGTCACACTCCATACGTGCAAAAACCTAATATTTTTTCTAGCAAAGTTTTAGAATTCCTTGATGATCCTTAG
- a CDS encoding AbrB/MazE/SpoVT family DNA-binding domain-containing protein produces MNGNQNLYDPSEMFKSWIQKSGRAQAEFIKNFGALMTNQPGQTFNPLETLKGVSESTRKAQSDIMENVASMQNKSMDTMFNIGQMLPSFMNWGAYKTTLSSNGRISIPEAERNALGLSDGDLVQVIILPIAKKSKNKEVKQ; encoded by the coding sequence ATGAATGGTAATCAAAACCTATACGATCCTAGTGAGATGTTCAAATCTTGGATCCAAAAAAGTGGACGTGCTCAAGCAGAATTCATAAAAAATTTTGGTGCATTGATGACAAATCAACCTGGTCAAACATTCAATCCATTGGAAACTCTAAAGGGAGTTTCTGAAAGTACTAGAAAAGCTCAATCTGACATTATGGAAAATGTGGCCTCAATGCAAAACAAAAGCATGGATACCATGTTTAACATTGGACAAATGCTTCCATCCTTTATGAATTGGGGTGCATACAAAACCACCCTTAGTAGTAATGGACGAATTTCAATTCCTGAAGCTGAACGCAATGCACTTGGATTGAGTGACGGTGACTTGGTTCAAGTTATCATCCTACCAATTGCAAAAAAATCAAAAAATAAGGAGGTGAAACAATGA
- the phaC gene encoding class III poly(R)-hydroxyalkanoic acid synthase subunit PhaC yields MQSESKIDPKIIEEILKFSKNVINAPKLVSAPDEIVLEVTPHDIVQEMDKTRLIHYRSITDVQHKTPLLISYALINRYHILDIQPEKSWVRNLLQQGFDVYMLDWGTPTSMDKYLDFDDYVNGYLDSYVEYIKNESSNEKISLQGYCTGATIATAYTSLHPESVRNYIATAPVIDGWRDTTVISNLAKHMDVDKMVEIIGNMPPEFMYYCFSVLKPFEQGIEKYVKFFKNIDNKQFVDNFLRVEKWLGDTPPIPGELFKQWIKDIYQDNLLIQNKMYIQGQRIDLKKINMPVFTQVAVGDHLVSPECSMPLHYAIGSEDKTLRMYPTGHVGMIASSLSQKKVLPELGQWLAERS; encoded by the coding sequence ATGCAAAGTGAGTCAAAGATTGATCCAAAAATTATTGAAGAGATTTTAAAATTCAGTAAGAATGTGATAAATGCACCAAAATTAGTATCGGCCCCAGACGAGATTGTTTTAGAAGTCACTCCTCACGATATTGTACAAGAGATGGACAAAACAAGATTGATTCATTATAGATCAATTACGGATGTACAACATAAAACACCATTATTGATTTCATATGCATTGATTAACAGATATCACATACTAGATATTCAACCAGAAAAAAGTTGGGTGAGAAATTTACTTCAGCAAGGATTTGACGTATACATGTTAGATTGGGGAACACCAACTAGTATGGACAAGTATCTTGATTTTGATGATTATGTGAACGGATACTTGGATTCCTATGTAGAATATATCAAAAATGAGTCATCAAATGAAAAAATTTCATTGCAAGGATATTGTACTGGAGCAACAATTGCTACGGCATACACATCATTGCATCCAGAGAGTGTAAGAAACTACATTGCTACTGCACCGGTAATTGACGGATGGCGAGATACCACCGTAATCAGTAATCTTGCAAAGCATATGGATGTAGATAAAATGGTTGAAATTATTGGGAACATGCCTCCAGAATTCATGTATTATTGTTTTTCAGTTCTTAAACCATTTGAACAGGGAATAGAAAAATATGTCAAATTTTTTAAAAATATAGATAACAAGCAATTTGTAGACAATTTTCTAAGGGTTGAAAAATGGTTAGGAGATACACCGCCAATTCCAGGAGAATTATTCAAACAGTGGATTAAAGACATCTATCAAGACAACCTGTTGATTCAAAACAAGATGTACATACAGGGACAAAGAATTGATTTAAAAAAAATCAATATGCCTGTATTTACACAAGTTGCAGTAGGAGATCATCTAGTATCACCTGAATGCAGCATGCCTTTGCATTATGCTATTGGAAGTGAAGATAAAACACTTAGAATGTATCCAACAGGTCATGTAGGAATGATTGCCAGTTCATTGTCACAAAAGAAGGTATTACCAGAGCTTGGACAATGGTTAGCTGAAAGATCATAA
- a CDS encoding poly(R)-hydroxyalkanoic acid synthase subunit PhaE has product MASKPQALTSIGPMRAFASNSKKISTELIEINEDLMEFNKYLTEYYKQLSEAWGVAQKKVNLKAPEVPQDIEQIEAFKRIWIDIFDNDFTELFDSAKFGENYGKLVSKELELTKHWNNISNVILQSVNLPSKEEIDEVYKEIHSLKKRVGRLELELKKREMKKNAK; this is encoded by the coding sequence ATGGCAAGTAAACCTCAAGCTCTAACATCAATTGGTCCAATGCGAGCATTCGCTTCAAACTCTAAGAAAATTTCAACGGAGTTAATCGAAATCAATGAAGATTTAATGGAATTTAACAAATATCTTACAGAATACTATAAGCAGTTATCAGAAGCTTGGGGAGTTGCTCAAAAAAAAGTAAATCTAAAAGCCCCAGAAGTTCCTCAAGATATTGAACAAATAGAAGCATTCAAAAGAATATGGATTGATATATTTGATAATGATTTTACAGAATTATTTGATTCTGCAAAGTTTGGAGAGAATTACGGTAAACTCGTATCAAAAGAACTTGAATTAACCAAGCATTGGAATAACATATCAAATGTAATTTTACAATCAGTCAATCTGCCAAGTAAGGAAGAAATAGACGAGGTATACAAAGAAATTCATTCATTAAAAAAGAGAGTTGGAAGATTAGAATTAGAATTAAAGAAAAGAGAGATGAAGAAAAATGCAAAGTGA
- a CDS encoding DUF6659 family protein codes for MDNAEELEKICQKILKLDPMMRSARIINSRGHLVAGGMKKGIFSLEAQKQDEMMFMELALRVRMRREFDHEFGEVHFSMSYREKVIVMSFPLNNDDVLLLSCEKNTDFGKLPFKVLKIIKPLKKSPTKTF; via the coding sequence ATGGATAATGCAGAAGAACTTGAAAAAATCTGCCAAAAAATCCTGAAATTAGATCCTATGATGCGTTCAGCCAGAATCATTAACAGCCGGGGTCATCTTGTGGCTGGTGGAATGAAAAAAGGCATATTTTCACTTGAGGCTCAAAAGCAAGACGAAATGATGTTTATGGAACTTGCACTTCGCGTTAGAATGAGGCGAGAGTTTGATCACGAATTTGGTGAAGTTCATTTCTCAATGTCTTACAGAGAAAAAGTAATTGTAATGAGTTTTCCCCTAAATAATGATGATGTGTTACTGCTATCATGTGAAAAAAATACTGATTTTGGAAAACTTCCCTTTAAAGTTCTTAAAATAATTAAACCACTAAAAAAATCTCCGACAAAAACCTTCTAG
- a CDS encoding phosphoribosyltransferase yields MTLKQNVDWNEIESLVNILSKKITKLSRTFSTITTIGRGGLVPSRLLADRLGIEKILVDKNKISSDSLFVDDIFDTGDTFTNIIPKVDNPSKLVFATLFARRGKKYPSQLIYAKKTDNSAYVVFPWDRFEFKRSQN; encoded by the coding sequence ATGACTTTAAAACAAAATGTAGATTGGAATGAAATTGAATCATTGGTAAACATACTCTCAAAAAAAATTACGAAACTATCACGTACTTTTTCTACTATCACCACTATTGGTAGGGGTGGCTTAGTTCCTTCCCGATTATTGGCAGATCGTCTTGGGATTGAAAAGATTCTAGTTGATAAAAATAAAATTTCGTCTGATTCTCTCTTTGTTGACGATATCTTTGATACTGGCGATACTTTTACCAATATTATCCCAAAGGTAGATAATCCATCAAAACTTGTTTTTGCAACATTATTTGCAAGGCGTGGAAAAAAATACCCATCACAGTTAATCTATGCTAAAAAGACAGACAATTCTGCATATGTTGTTTTTCCTTGGGATAGATTTGAGTTTAAACGATCACAGAATTAA
- a CDS encoding transcription initiation factor IIB gives MLKNTMISGPKCPSCGNKKMVTDQDTGELFCSKCGIVVTDKIADTGAEWRSFSNDETNRTRVGAGTSLTMHDMGLSTVIGAANKDSTGKPLSASVKSSIERLRTWDSRTQAHSSADRNLRQALNEMDKLKDKLALTDAVVEKAAYIYRKAMERKLVRGRSIQGLVAACLYASCRNTETPRTLDDIAKGINIRRKDVARCYRLIFRELELKMPVVDPVKGVSRIASIAELSEKSKRKAIEILNQAKKIGMVAGKDPMGIAAAALYLACISTGEVKSQKDISVASGVTEVTIRNRCAGLRKMLND, from the coding sequence ATGCTTAAAAATACAATGATCTCAGGACCAAAATGCCCATCTTGCGGAAATAAAAAAATGGTCACTGATCAAGATACAGGTGAATTGTTTTGTAGTAAATGTGGAATTGTAGTTACTGACAAAATTGCAGATACAGGTGCAGAATGGCGTTCATTTTCAAATGATGAGACAAATAGAACCAGAGTGGGAGCAGGAACATCATTAACAATGCACGATATGGGATTATCCACAGTAATTGGCGCAGCTAACAAAGATTCTACAGGAAAGCCATTATCTGCCAGTGTAAAGAGTTCAATTGAAAGACTCAGAACTTGGGATAGTAGAACACAAGCACATTCATCTGCAGACAGAAATCTAAGACAAGCCCTCAATGAAATGGATAAATTAAAAGACAAACTTGCATTAACTGATGCAGTAGTTGAAAAGGCGGCTTATATTTACAGAAAAGCAATGGAGAGAAAACTAGTTCGAGGCCGTTCAATTCAAGGATTAGTTGCAGCATGTCTTTATGCATCATGTAGAAACACAGAAACGCCTAGAACATTAGATGATATTGCAAAAGGAATCAACATAAGAAGAAAAGATGTTGCCAGATGCTATAGATTAATTTTCAGAGAATTGGAATTGAAAATGCCGGTAGTGGATCCTGTTAAAGGAGTGTCCAGAATTGCAAGCATTGCAGAATTAAGTGAGAAAAGCAAACGAAAGGCAATTGAAATTTTAAATCAAGCAAAAAAAATAGGCATGGTTGCAGGAAAAGATCCAATGGGAATTGCAGCAGCAGCGCTTTATCTAGCTTGTATTAGTACAGGGGAAGTAAAATCCCAGAAAGATATCTCTGTAGCATCAGGAGTAACAGAAGTCACCATAAGAAACAGATGTGCAGGATTAAGAAAAATGCTCAATGATTGA
- a CDS encoding M57 family metalloprotease, with translation MTTRYFLVIILLSSIILTEDAFAQTGKEAEAMFNQATDLFVKGNYKQAITIYDEVLEIAPNNISTLKMKGIAQSNLEDHTNSLKQFFRVLQHSPDDALALTGMGVGFGNLGEYQESISYINRAYNEKPNSVVIKNYKEFIDKVISKYPYAPTEKPKGLEKEYITSIPEWVKPIAKWWSEENIDDAEFVSALLYLIDNKIIQIPPVETQNVSDEIPEWVKNNAGWWADGEIDDEAFVLGIQYMIKQGIIIVNMQDENKKSQEQIEHEYYLFEKYLRDISNNISKEKRYIEFPNPSKDVIKKFLRDYIKWNFEAEVKKASSNFPDPTYEIIDDTYIILYKVFVNEQPTGLPLDHVNTLQNSLAFWEKQELNTNNEKAKIKFEITNQKQNANVWVTWVVRDIGQGVLGHAHLGKGVVEVTLGDYNCDGSFQLYDVKSVETIMTHELGHSIGLKHTTDQGNIMYPSYSPSYAYCLLS, from the coding sequence ATGACAACAAGATATTTCCTAGTCATAATTTTATTAAGTTCAATAATTCTCACAGAAGACGCTTTTGCTCAAACAGGAAAAGAGGCAGAGGCAATGTTTAATCAAGCAACAGATCTTTTTGTCAAAGGAAACTATAAGCAAGCCATAACAATCTATGATGAGGTTTTGGAAATTGCCCCCAACAATATTTCCACCTTAAAGATGAAAGGTATAGCACAAAGCAATCTTGAGGATCACACAAATTCATTAAAACAATTTTTCAGAGTTTTGCAACATTCTCCAGACGATGCCCTTGCATTAACAGGTATGGGGGTTGGATTTGGCAACCTAGGAGAGTATCAAGAATCTATTTCATATATCAATAGAGCATATAATGAAAAACCAAATAGTGTTGTGATTAAAAATTATAAAGAATTCATTGACAAAGTGATTTCAAAATATCCTTACGCACCAACAGAAAAGCCAAAAGGTTTAGAGAAAGAATACATAACATCAATTCCAGAATGGGTAAAGCCAATAGCAAAATGGTGGTCTGAAGAAAATATTGATGATGCAGAGTTTGTTTCTGCATTACTATATCTCATAGACAATAAAATAATACAAATTCCACCAGTAGAAACACAAAATGTATCAGATGAAATTCCAGAATGGGTGAAAAATAATGCAGGATGGTGGGCAGATGGAGAAATAGATGATGAGGCATTTGTTTTGGGAATTCAATATATGATTAAACAAGGAATAATCATAGTAAACATGCAAGATGAAAATAAAAAATCACAGGAACAAATAGAGCATGAATATTATTTGTTCGAGAAATATCTAAGAGACATATCAAATAATATTTCCAAAGAAAAAAGATACATAGAATTTCCAAATCCAAGTAAAGATGTAATTAAGAAATTTCTAAGAGACTACATCAAATGGAATTTTGAGGCAGAAGTTAAAAAGGCCTCAAGTAATTTCCCAGATCCCACATATGAGATAATTGATGACACATACATAATTTTGTACAAGGTGTTCGTCAATGAACAGCCAACAGGATTGCCATTAGATCATGTTAACACATTACAAAATTCTTTAGCATTTTGGGAGAAACAGGAATTAAATACAAACAATGAAAAAGCAAAAATAAAATTTGAAATAACAAACCAAAAACAAAATGCAAATGTATGGGTAACATGGGTAGTCAGAGACATAGGACAAGGTGTTTTAGGGCACGCACATCTTGGAAAGGGAGTTGTAGAGGTAACATTAGGAGATTACAATTGTGATGGAAGTTTTCAATTGTATGATGTGAAAAGTGTTGAAACTATAATGACACATGAATTGGGACATTCAATAGGTCTGAAGCATACAACAGATCAAGGAAACATAATGTATCCATCTTATTCACCATCATATGCATATTGTTTGTTGAGTTAA
- a CDS encoding biotin--[acetyl-CoA-carboxylase] ligase has protein sequence MIYNSFDSPGLVKVLTFLQTHNTEYLSGQDLSDVLRISRVAVWKHIKKIQELGYTVESKQKLGYKLTSNSDALLPWEITAGLKTKKIGKKAYYFDSIDSTQNQALKMSEESVNDGTIIIAAKQTGGKGRLGRKWISPKGGIWFSIILQPKFDISITTLFPIASSLALSYAIEKTFKISPELKWPNDLTIKGKKVAGMLVDVSLESNKIESLVLGVGINFDVDTKQIEKTLKGTSNFYGVASLNEQKMKVKPKVLIQTFLVELEKIYELLNSKQTKNIIAEWTKRSSTIGKKVELNTVEGKIKGDAIKIDDDGALIVSEKNKISKIIAGDIIHLSK, from the coding sequence TTGATTTACAATTCGTTTGACAGTCCAGGATTAGTAAAGGTACTCACATTTTTGCAGACACATAATACAGAATATTTATCAGGTCAAGATTTGAGTGATGTTCTAAGAATCAGCAGAGTAGCAGTATGGAAGCACATCAAAAAAATTCAAGAGTTAGGATATACGGTAGAATCAAAACAAAAGTTAGGCTACAAGCTTACATCAAATTCAGACGCTCTTTTACCATGGGAAATTACTGCAGGATTAAAAACAAAAAAGATAGGGAAGAAAGCATATTATTTTGATTCAATAGACTCTACTCAAAATCAAGCATTAAAAATGTCAGAAGAGTCTGTAAATGACGGCACAATAATTATTGCAGCAAAACAAACAGGAGGAAAAGGTAGATTAGGTAGAAAGTGGATTTCACCAAAAGGAGGTATTTGGTTTTCAATAATATTACAACCAAAATTTGATATTTCTATCACAACATTATTTCCAATAGCATCATCACTTGCATTATCTTATGCCATTGAAAAAACATTCAAAATTTCACCTGAATTAAAATGGCCTAATGATTTGACAATTAAAGGGAAGAAAGTTGCAGGTATGCTAGTTGATGTGTCTTTGGAATCAAACAAAATCGAAAGCTTAGTTTTAGGAGTTGGGATAAATTTTGACGTAGATACAAAACAAATTGAAAAAACTCTAAAAGGGACATCCAATTTTTACGGAGTAGCGTCATTAAACGAGCAAAAAATGAAAGTAAAGCCAAAAGTACTGATTCAGACATTTTTGGTAGAATTAGAAAAAATTTATGAATTACTTAATTCAAAACAAACAAAAAATATCATTGCAGAATGGACAAAAAGATCATCAACAATCGGTAAAAAAGTAGAACTAAATACAGTTGAAGGCAAAATTAAAGGAGATGCAATAAAAATTGATGACGATGGAGCATTAATCGTATCAGAGAAAAACAAAATAAGTAAAATAATTGCAGGGGATATTATTCATTTATCAAAATAA